One Nodosilinea sp. PGN35 DNA window includes the following coding sequences:
- a CDS encoding DUF3987 domain-containing protein: MAQYVYSGRSRPCPICGRTKDQDCRWNEEVVFCHTHVDRDGAVDGYVYRGATADGMWGQYFAATASPEKSVRPQQRQDYFYPSRAGQPLVKVMRVDRGNGAKFFVQYHWNGQQWAKGLTPEIRAQVPIYRYRDVQNAISIGQPIWMVEGEGCADALWAIGIPSTTTLGGSKKYRSYGDYAEDLQTAQLVLCPDRDQVGIAHMEEVAQDFPSAQWCYPYPDSLRWHNLPKHGGLDVADWIHDGATAEQIRAAVQDRRQLEVSSTQSSERLSVQALQDQIRTYLVTSPTELALAAQVVQWHQETGISARDIGNLVTLVQAELEQTEERDDRRAEIHQLLKIGDYQLCLGEYLHADLAEPLEQIADWIGATPAAMLVTLLPVAASLLRVGTELEIDAGMGFSVPPIVFTGLVAPSGSKKSPIQRQILGPLSLLQAEADQEYEYAASEYEVDLRDWEQTRAEDRGIRPRKPMPREYHTSDATREAIARIQSQQPERGILVTPDELAGLFKGQNQYRNGRGNDKESLLTAFDGSGLKVDRASGLRISLPRTSLSLTGTIQPDILREMMGDCSDASGQWARFLWCLLPLKPAPFPRRTVRHDVSERLYSLYQQLERLTAQCYRLSPEAKALFADWYDQLDQLRVTETHPGLQAVYSKMQGYTGRLALILHCLNAAVEGRLPNNAVDVGQMQAVIKLGRWFIGQVKLLYADGNTVDGALEPVYTKLIQLSRVRGWLRAKDVRNYERSLRKAGVEVIRAHFLELEAMGYGETQGMGNRLQWRATVDTVDRFEETVDGVSTAESVDGQGL; encoded by the coding sequence ATGGCACAGTATGTTTACTCAGGGCGATCGCGCCCCTGTCCTATTTGTGGACGCACTAAAGACCAAGACTGCCGCTGGAATGAGGAGGTGGTGTTCTGCCACACCCATGTAGACCGGGATGGGGCGGTAGACGGCTACGTTTACCGAGGCGCGACAGCCGATGGCATGTGGGGGCAATACTTTGCAGCCACCGCCTCTCCCGAGAAGTCGGTTCGCCCCCAGCAGCGGCAGGATTACTTCTATCCCAGCCGGGCCGGGCAACCGTTGGTAAAGGTGATGCGGGTAGATCGGGGCAACGGTGCAAAGTTTTTTGTGCAGTACCACTGGAACGGGCAGCAGTGGGCCAAGGGTCTGACCCCTGAGATTAGAGCCCAGGTGCCGATCTACCGCTACCGGGATGTTCAGAATGCCATATCCATCGGTCAACCTATCTGGATGGTGGAGGGAGAAGGCTGCGCCGATGCCCTGTGGGCGATCGGCATTCCCTCGACCACTACCCTGGGGGGCTCGAAGAAGTACCGCAGCTATGGCGATTACGCTGAGGATTTGCAGACGGCCCAGTTGGTGCTGTGCCCCGATCGCGACCAGGTCGGCATTGCCCACATGGAAGAAGTCGCCCAGGACTTTCCCTCGGCCCAGTGGTGCTACCCCTACCCGGATAGCCTGCGCTGGCACAACCTGCCGAAGCATGGCGGGCTGGACGTGGCAGATTGGATTCATGACGGGGCTACAGCGGAGCAGATTCGAGCGGCGGTGCAAGACCGACGGCAGCTGGAGGTCAGCTCTACTCAAAGCTCCGAGCGACTGTCGGTGCAGGCCTTGCAAGACCAGATTCGCACCTATCTAGTCACCAGCCCCACCGAACTGGCTCTGGCGGCGCAGGTAGTGCAATGGCACCAGGAGACGGGGATATCAGCCAGGGATATTGGTAACCTGGTCACCCTGGTGCAGGCGGAGCTGGAGCAGACTGAGGAACGGGACGATCGCCGAGCTGAGATTCACCAGCTGCTCAAAATTGGCGACTACCAGCTGTGCCTGGGGGAGTATCTCCATGCCGACCTGGCAGAACCCCTAGAGCAAATTGCTGACTGGATTGGGGCGACGCCAGCGGCGATGCTGGTGACGCTGCTGCCGGTGGCGGCGTCATTGCTGCGGGTGGGTACGGAGCTAGAGATTGATGCCGGGATGGGGTTCTCGGTGCCGCCGATTGTATTTACGGGGCTGGTGGCACCCTCGGGCAGTAAGAAGAGCCCAATTCAGCGGCAGATTCTGGGGCCGCTTTCACTGCTTCAGGCGGAGGCGGATCAGGAGTATGAGTATGCTGCCTCGGAGTATGAGGTTGACCTGCGGGATTGGGAGCAGACTAGGGCTGAGGATAGGGGCATTCGCCCGAGGAAGCCAATGCCACGGGAGTATCACACCTCGGATGCGACACGGGAGGCGATCGCCCGCATCCAGTCCCAGCAACCAGAGCGGGGCATTTTGGTGACGCCGGATGAGCTGGCGGGCTTATTTAAGGGGCAGAACCAGTACCGCAATGGTCGGGGTAACGATAAGGAGTCGCTACTGACCGCCTTTGATGGCTCGGGGCTAAAGGTGGATCGGGCCAGCGGTTTGCGCATCAGCCTACCGCGCACCAGTCTGAGCCTGACGGGGACGATTCAGCCCGATATTCTGCGGGAGATGATGGGGGATTGCTCGGATGCCAGTGGCCAGTGGGCCAGGTTTTTGTGGTGTCTGCTGCCCCTGAAGCCTGCGCCGTTTCCTCGGCGGACGGTGCGCCATGACGTGTCGGAGCGGCTCTATAGTCTCTACCAACAGCTGGAGAGGTTGACGGCCCAGTGTTACCGGCTGAGCCCTGAGGCTAAGGCATTATTTGCGGATTGGTATGACCAGTTGGATCAGCTGCGGGTGACGGAGACGCACCCAGGCTTGCAGGCGGTGTATTCCAAGATGCAGGGCTACACGGGGCGGCTGGCGCTGATTCTGCATTGCCTGAATGCAGCGGTGGAGGGGCGTTTGCCGAATAATGCGGTGGATGTGGGCCAGATGCAGGCGGTGATTAAGCTGGGACGCTGGTTCATTGGTCAGGTGAAGCTGCTCTATGCGGATGGGAACACGGTAGATGGGGCGCTGGAGCCGGTCTATACGAAGCTGATTCAGCTGTCGCGGGTGCGGGGCTGGCTGCGGGCAAAGGATGTGCGGAACTATGAGCGCAGTTTACGGAAGGCGGGGGTGGAGGTGATTCGGGCTCATTTCTTGGAGCTAGAGGCGATGGGGTATGGGGAAACCCAGGGGATGGGGAATCGGCTGCAGTGGCGGGCAACGGTAGACACGGTAGACAGATTTGAGGAAACGGTAGACGGGGTGTCTACCGCTGAAAGTGTTGATGGGCAAGGGTTATAG
- a CDS encoding helix-turn-helix domain-containing protein: MHVEDIKAALRKQGWTLTSIAKELNIGTSAVSHALTRQRSRRIEQVVASKLGLPPHEIWPQRYKRGRVNHGPIHQQAGGYPIPQAQRYDTEALSVAGGADRGHSLGAH, encoded by the coding sequence ATGCATGTAGAAGACATTAAAGCAGCTCTACGCAAGCAGGGCTGGACTCTGACCAGCATTGCGAAAGAACTGAATATTGGCACCTCGGCAGTCTCCCATGCCTTGACTCGACAGCGATCGCGCCGTATCGAGCAAGTGGTGGCGAGCAAACTTGGCCTGCCTCCCCATGAGATTTGGCCCCAGCGATATAAGCGAGGAAGAGTAAATCATGGCCCAATTCATCAGCAAGCGGGAGGCTACCCAATACCTCAAGCTCAGCGATACGACACTGAAGCGTTATCGGTTGCAGGGGGTGCTGATCGAGGGCATTCATTGGGTGCGCATTAA
- a CDS encoding S24 family peptidase, whose translation MTNPLPDEAQADAKDVDQFPVRLKQAVGDKSVRGFARDCGFSDTVLRQYLNGQSEPTRPALLAIARTANISVEWLATGQSRTAPHDSPQVLAEKYIQKDPLAFETAWLRTEFPDSFEHLMLTQVADDSMEPTLPVGALVLVDTTDRDLEAVTHGIYLLKLDDRILVKRLQYVAEKTIRVLSDNAAYEAFSLVLPSQASGLSLMGRVIWVSHKLHLV comes from the coding sequence ATGACTAATCCATTACCTGATGAGGCGCAGGCGGATGCCAAGGATGTTGATCAGTTTCCAGTCCGTTTAAAGCAGGCGGTTGGAGACAAGAGCGTAAGAGGCTTTGCCAGAGACTGCGGCTTTTCTGACACTGTGCTCCGCCAATATCTTAATGGTCAAAGCGAACCCACCCGACCGGCGCTGCTCGCTATAGCCCGCACGGCCAATATCAGCGTAGAGTGGCTGGCAACTGGACAGTCTAGGACGGCTCCTCATGACTCACCTCAAGTGTTAGCTGAGAAGTACATTCAGAAGGATCCGCTGGCCTTTGAGACGGCTTGGCTACGGACAGAGTTCCCTGATTCGTTTGAGCACCTGATGCTGACCCAGGTGGCCGATGACAGTATGGAGCCAACCCTGCCGGTAGGAGCGCTGGTGCTGGTAGATACTACAGACCGAGATCTGGAGGCGGTGACCCATGGCATCTATCTACTCAAGCTGGATGACCGAATTTTGGTTAAACGCCTGCAATATGTTGCGGAGAAGACGATTCGAGTTCTGAGTGATAATGCAGCTTATGAAGCTTTCTCCCTCGTCTTGCCGAGCCAAGCCAGTGGATTAAGCCTTATGGGTAGGGTTATTTGGGTTAGCCACAAATTACATCTCGTATGA
- a CDS encoding tyrosine-type recombinase/integrase, with protein sequence MAKGQVKVEVYSERLRLRWSHRSQRYCLSVGLPDSIINRRVATQKAQQIELDMLSGNFDPTLQKYKPEDPLPVVAAGSETSQSYTNVFKQHWDEFVEDKGQRLESPFTIVSMYNPIPKKVRNFGRKILGRREAQEFVTFMLQSASPATIKKQIIILNDFGNWVQQNKLVDAGWENPFTGLTEMCHPVPPIKVPPFSEAEIKQIIGTFRDDRYYAHYTDYVRFLFMTGCRTSEAIGLQWKHIRRDCTGITFNETLVRKGTGTARLRKATKTNRARFFPCNVDLQNLLLAIRPEDYKPDTLVFPSPKGKPIDATNFLNRAWQSILKKCGMTQENGLYRTQYNTRHTFISHMLAKGMSVIEVAKLTGHDPKVLLEHYAGLISQIEVPTFF encoded by the coding sequence ATGGCTAAAGGACAAGTTAAAGTCGAAGTTTATTCCGAACGCTTGCGGTTGCGGTGGAGTCACCGGAGCCAGCGCTACTGCCTGTCGGTTGGCTTGCCAGACAGCATTATCAACCGCAGGGTTGCAACGCAAAAGGCTCAGCAGATCGAGTTAGACATGCTGAGCGGCAATTTTGACCCCACGTTGCAAAAATACAAGCCGGAGGATCCACTTCCAGTGGTTGCAGCTGGGTCTGAGACATCTCAGAGCTATACCAATGTCTTTAAGCAGCACTGGGATGAGTTTGTGGAGGATAAGGGGCAGCGGCTAGAGAGCCCCTTCACCATCGTGAGCATGTACAACCCGATTCCCAAGAAAGTGCGTAATTTCGGGCGCAAGATCCTTGGCCGTCGGGAGGCCCAAGAGTTCGTCACGTTTATGCTGCAAAGTGCTTCTCCTGCCACCATTAAGAAACAGATAATCATCCTGAATGACTTTGGCAACTGGGTGCAGCAGAATAAACTGGTGGACGCAGGTTGGGAAAACCCGTTTACCGGGCTGACGGAGATGTGCCACCCGGTACCGCCGATCAAAGTACCTCCCTTCAGCGAGGCGGAAATTAAGCAAATTATCGGTACCTTTCGCGACGATCGCTACTACGCCCACTACACCGACTATGTGCGGTTCTTGTTTATGACGGGCTGTAGAACCAGTGAGGCCATCGGCCTCCAGTGGAAGCATATTCGTCGCGACTGTACCGGGATTACGTTTAACGAAACCCTGGTGCGTAAGGGCACCGGCACGGCTCGCCTGCGAAAAGCCACCAAAACGAATCGGGCTCGGTTCTTCCCGTGCAATGTTGACCTACAGAACCTGTTATTAGCCATTCGCCCTGAAGACTACAAGCCCGATACCCTGGTCTTCCCCAGCCCCAAGGGCAAACCGATTGATGCGACGAACTTCTTAAACCGGGCCTGGCAAAGCATTTTGAAGAAGTGCGGCATGACTCAAGAAAACGGGCTGTATCGCACCCAGTACAACACCCGACACACGTTCATTAGCCACATGCTGGCGAAGGGGATGTCGGTGATTGAGGTGGCCAAGCTGACCGGCCATGATCCTAAAGTTCTGTTGGAGCACTATGCTGGCCTGATTAGTCAGATCGAGGTGCCCACGTTCTTTTAG
- a CDS encoding efflux RND transporter permease subunit yields the protein MNLSGWSIRRPIPVIVLFLVLTLGGLVAFGQLGIDENPNIEFPAITVTVTQTGAGPEELETQVTKPIEDAVAGLGDIDEIRSTVRDGASNTVISFLLGTDVDRATNDVRDAVTRIRQDLPGNIQEPVIRRLEFGGGVIMTYAVNSAQRSVEELSDLVDRTISQEILTVEGVARVDRVGGVDPEIRVDLDPERLDALGITATQVNDQIRALNINLPSGRATLGGQEQSFRTLGSAPTVEAFQAARITLPSGTTVPLTSLGTVESGFREARQSAQLGNQPVVAFQIFRSTGSILVSVEEGVQAAVARLNETLPEDINIELIFTRATEIRDSYQASIDALILGCVLAVVVVGVFLRDWRATLVTATALPLSIIPTFLVLNWFDYTLNSMTLLALTLAVGNLVDDAIVEIENVERHMAMGKRPFQAALDSTAEVGLAVVTTTATIVAVFLPVAFMGGVPGQFFQPFGLTVVTATVFSTIVARLVTPMMAAYLLKGKPVATGGSANGGGGAVSDTRHGRAPRRGPYRALLNGALRHRGVTIALALVFFVASLGLVPYIPTNLFDSSDSGLSTISVELPPGATLADTRRVTTQLSEQLLAQPAVSTVLTTEGGEDGVNQATVYARLVARSDRDLSQTQFEQQARDIFQQVPGARITFQSSGASGEGKDLSVVLKSDDPIALREVSDALTREMRGVSGLVDVSSSASLVRPEVQIFPDVERAADLGVTVQAIAATASLATLGDTDANLADFNLGDRQIPIRVQIDPAFRDDPGLLQTLRVPSQNGGLVPLAAVADVRFGSGPAQINRFDRSRQVTIGGNLAGITLGQGLAMVDELPTMQNLPASVTQQPAGDAEIMRDIFSRFALALATAVLMIFAVLVLLYNSFIYPVAVMAALPLSVGGALMALLITQKPLGLFALIGIVLLMGLVTKNAILLVDYALIALKEGKTRRLAVMEAGVTRLRPILMTSISTMAGMVPIALELGAGGETRSPMAIAVIGGFTTSTLLTLVVVPVLFTYIDGLNGAIAKLFARFRGHDDGPTPPSASETSPKEYTLSK from the coding sequence ATGAACCTCTCCGGCTGGTCTATCCGTCGCCCGATTCCCGTCATCGTCCTCTTCCTGGTGCTCACCCTGGGGGGACTGGTCGCCTTTGGGCAGTTGGGCATTGACGAGAACCCCAATATTGAATTTCCGGCGATTACCGTCACCGTCACCCAGACTGGGGCGGGGCCGGAGGAGCTGGAGACCCAGGTGACCAAACCCATCGAGGACGCTGTGGCCGGGTTAGGGGACATCGACGAGATCCGCTCTACCGTGAGGGATGGGGCTTCCAATACGGTGATTTCGTTTTTGCTGGGTACCGATGTCGATCGCGCCACCAATGACGTGCGCGATGCGGTGACCCGGATTCGCCAGGATCTGCCGGGCAATATTCAGGAGCCGGTGATTCGGCGGCTGGAGTTTGGCGGCGGGGTGATCATGACCTACGCGGTGAATTCTGCCCAGCGCTCTGTAGAAGAACTCAGCGACCTGGTCGATCGCACCATCAGCCAGGAGATTCTCACCGTTGAGGGGGTGGCACGAGTAGATCGCGTCGGCGGTGTGGATCCCGAAATTCGCGTTGACCTCGACCCCGAACGGCTCGATGCCCTGGGCATTACCGCCACCCAGGTCAACGATCAAATTCGCGCTTTAAACATCAACCTGCCCAGCGGGCGAGCCACCCTGGGCGGCCAAGAGCAGAGCTTTCGCACCCTGGGCAGTGCCCCCACCGTGGAGGCGTTTCAGGCGGCCCGCATTACCCTGCCCAGCGGCACAACGGTGCCCCTGACTAGCCTTGGCACCGTCGAGAGCGGCTTTAGAGAGGCGCGGCAGTCGGCCCAGCTGGGCAATCAGCCGGTGGTGGCTTTTCAGATTTTCCGCAGCACCGGCAGCATTCTGGTGTCGGTGGAGGAGGGGGTGCAGGCGGCGGTGGCAAGGCTGAATGAGACTCTGCCCGAAGACATCAATATTGAGCTGATCTTCACCCGCGCTACGGAAATTCGCGACTCGTACCAGGCGTCGATTGACGCGCTGATTTTGGGCTGTGTACTGGCGGTGGTGGTGGTGGGGGTGTTTTTGCGCGACTGGCGGGCCACTCTGGTGACGGCCACGGCCCTCCCCCTGTCGATTATTCCCACCTTTTTGGTGCTGAACTGGTTTGACTACACCCTCAACAGCATGACCCTGCTGGCCCTGACCCTGGCGGTGGGCAACCTGGTGGACGATGCGATTGTGGAAATTGAGAACGTAGAGCGCCATATGGCTATGGGCAAGCGCCCGTTTCAGGCGGCGCTGGACTCGACCGCCGAGGTGGGGCTGGCGGTAGTGACCACTACCGCGACCATTGTGGCGGTGTTTCTGCCGGTGGCCTTTATGGGAGGGGTGCCGGGGCAGTTCTTTCAGCCCTTTGGGTTGACGGTGGTGACGGCGACGGTCTTTTCAACCATTGTGGCCCGCCTGGTGACGCCGATGATGGCGGCCTACCTGCTGAAGGGTAAGCCCGTGGCGACGGGCGGGTCCGCTAACGGCGGGGGTGGGGCGGTGAGCGACACCCGCCATGGCAGAGCCCCACGCCGTGGCCCCTACCGCGCTCTGCTGAACGGGGCGCTGCGCCACCGGGGCGTCACCATTGCCCTGGCCCTGGTGTTTTTTGTCGCCAGTCTGGGACTGGTGCCCTATATTCCCACCAATCTCTTCGACAGCAGCGATTCGGGCCTGTCTACCATCTCGGTGGAGCTGCCGCCGGGGGCGACTTTGGCCGATACCCGGCGGGTTACGACTCAGCTGAGCGAGCAACTGCTGGCTCAGCCGGCGGTGTCTACGGTGCTGACCACCGAGGGGGGCGAGGATGGTGTCAACCAGGCTACGGTCTATGCCCGTCTGGTGGCCAGGAGCGATCGCGATCTGTCTCAGACCCAGTTTGAACAGCAGGCCCGCGATATTTTTCAGCAGGTACCCGGTGCCCGCATTACCTTTCAGAGCAGTGGCGCTTCGGGGGAGGGCAAAGACCTCAGCGTCGTGCTCAAGAGTGACGACCCCATCGCCCTGCGGGAGGTTTCCGATGCCCTCACCCGGGAGATGCGCGGTGTGTCGGGGTTGGTGGATGTCAGCTCTAGCGCCAGCCTGGTGCGGCCCGAGGTGCAGATCTTTCCCGATGTCGAACGAGCGGCGGATCTGGGGGTGACGGTACAGGCGATCGCTGCCACTGCCTCCCTGGCCACCCTGGGCGACACCGATGCCAACCTGGCGGACTTCAACCTGGGCGATCGCCAGATCCCCATTCGTGTGCAGATCGACCCCGCCTTCCGCGATGACCCAGGGCTACTGCAAACCCTGCGGGTGCCTAGCCAAAACGGTGGGCTGGTGCCCCTAGCGGCGGTAGCCGATGTGCGCTTTGGCAGCGGCCCGGCCCAGATCAATCGCTTTGATCGATCGCGCCAGGTCACCATTGGCGGCAACCTGGCGGGCATTACCCTGGGCCAGGGGCTGGCGATGGTGGACGAACTGCCCACCATGCAAAACCTGCCCGCCAGCGTCACCCAGCAGCCAGCGGGCGACGCCGAGATTATGCGCGATATCTTTAGCCGCTTTGCTTTGGCCCTGGCCACGGCGGTGCTGATGATCTTTGCGGTGCTGGTGCTGCTGTACAACAGCTTTATCTACCCGGTGGCGGTGATGGCGGCGCTGCCTTTGTCGGTGGGCGGGGCGCTGATGGCGTTGCTGATTACCCAAAAGCCTCTGGGTCTGTTTGCCCTGATCGGTATTGTGCTGCTGATGGGCTTGGTGACCAAAAACGCGATTTTGCTGGTGGACTACGCCCTGATCGCCCTGAAGGAGGGCAAGACCCGCCGGTTGGCGGTAATGGAAGCCGGGGTAACTCGCCTGCGCCCGATTTTGATGACTTCGATCTCGACGATGGCGGGGATGGTGCCCATTGCTCTGGAACTGGGGGCCGGCGGCGAGACGCGCAGCCCGATGGCGATCGCGGTGATCGGCGGCTTTACCACCTCGACCCTGCTCACCCTGGTGGTGGTGCCGGTGCTGTTTACCTACATTGATGGGCTAAATGGGGCGATCGCCAAGCTGTTTGCCCGCTTCCGGGGCCACGACGACGGCCCCACCCCACCCTCTGCCTCAGAAACTTCGCCGAAGGAATATACCTTGAGCAAATAG
- a CDS encoding efflux RND transporter periplasmic adaptor subunit, with product MSNVYFSDPLEAAGSPVEKDMTHYSEAPAGREPRRRWSGVLLGLGAGVLLTLAGTQLLGGRETAPSDQAEAPPAVATQTVTVAPVIPATVADTLTINGSVQATDLLTIAPQASGLQIRQILVREGDAVAAGQAIATLDDATLQADLRQAQAQLSVSQAQVTQRRAALGQAQATLAEAQATLARNQTLADRGAISQQELGSLQTQATTAQESIRLSRAEVESAEAGVRSQQAVIDRLQTQLTQTTVRAPVAGTVAERLATVGDVSAPGSPIVTLIENNQLELAAEVPQAQLDRVAIGAPVTVTSSADSRLRLQGTVQSIDPVVDAATRVAIVNVTLPPSDLVRPGIFLRGEVTTGSRQGLTIPAVALQPQPDGTTQVFVLTEGDVVEARTVDLGNRIAASGDEAARVEVLQGLQSGEQVVTSGVGFLQDGDVVRVVEG from the coding sequence GTGTCAAATGTCTATTTCTCCGACCCTCTGGAGGCGGCTGGTTCACCGGTTGAGAAAGATATGACTCACTATAGCGAGGCCCCCGCTGGCCGCGAGCCCCGCCGCCGCTGGTCGGGGGTGCTGCTGGGGCTGGGGGCCGGGGTGCTGCTCACCCTGGCGGGTACCCAGCTGTTGGGCGGGCGCGAAACCGCTCCGTCTGACCAGGCTGAAGCGCCCCCGGCGGTGGCGACCCAGACGGTGACGGTGGCCCCTGTCATCCCAGCGACCGTGGCCGACACCCTGACCATTAACGGCAGCGTGCAGGCGACTGACCTGTTGACGATCGCTCCCCAGGCCAGCGGTTTGCAGATTCGCCAGATTTTAGTGCGCGAGGGCGATGCGGTGGCGGCGGGGCAGGCGATCGCCACCCTCGACGACGCTACCCTCCAGGCCGATCTGCGCCAGGCCCAGGCCCAGCTGTCGGTATCCCAGGCCCAGGTGACCCAAAGGCGGGCGGCGCTGGGTCAGGCCCAGGCTACCCTGGCTGAGGCCCAGGCCACCCTGGCCCGCAACCAAACCCTGGCCGATCGCGGTGCCATTAGCCAGCAGGAGCTGGGCAGCTTGCAAACCCAGGCCACCACCGCCCAGGAGTCGATCCGCCTCTCGCGGGCGGAGGTAGAGAGCGCCGAGGCGGGGGTGCGATCGCAGCAGGCCGTTATCGACCGTCTGCAAACCCAGCTCACCCAGACCACCGTGCGCGCCCCCGTCGCGGGCACGGTGGCTGAACGCCTGGCCACCGTAGGCGATGTCTCAGCCCCAGGCAGCCCCATTGTCACGCTGATTGAGAACAATCAGCTAGAACTGGCCGCCGAGGTGCCCCAGGCCCAGCTTGACCGAGTGGCGATCGGTGCCCCGGTCACTGTCACCTCCAGTGCCGACAGCCGCCTGAGGCTCCAGGGCACGGTGCAGTCCATCGACCCGGTGGTGGATGCGGCGACGCGGGTGGCGATCGTCAATGTGACACTGCCTCCCAGCGACCTGGTGCGGCCGGGCATTTTTCTGCGCGGTGAGGTTACCACCGGCTCCCGTCAGGGGCTGACAATTCCGGCTGTTGCCCTCCAGCCCCAGCCCGACGGCACCACCCAGGTGTTTGTGCTGACCGAGGGTGACGTGGTCGAAGCCCGCACGGTGGATCTGGGCAACCGGATTGCCGCCAGCGGCGACGAGGCCGCCCGAGTCGAAGTGCTCCAGGGACTGCAATCCGGGGAACAGGTGGTCACCTCTGGCGTCGGGTTCTTGCAGGACGGCGATGTGGTGAGGGTGGTGGAGGGGTGA
- a CDS encoding Npun_R2479 family HD domain-containing metalloprotein codes for MFNATEILISDFVDKLRVGYHRTYGGQNPDYEDIIAWAGSMALENIANSDALYHNVEHTVLVALVGQEILRGKHIREGGVTCKDWMHFIISLVCHDIGYVKGVCRNDQDRNHLYSTGQGDEMVMLQPGASDASLTPYHVDRGKRFIEERFGGNPVIEAEAIKRNIELTRFPVPKEEDHQDTQHFPGLVRAADLIGQLSDPRYLKKIGALYYEFEETGQNKYLNYAHPGDLRANYPKFYWNVVHPYIQDGLRYLSLTQEGKQIIANLYSNVFMVENEQTVIHT; via the coding sequence ATGTTTAACGCCACCGAAATCCTCATCAGTGACTTTGTAGATAAGCTGCGGGTCGGCTACCACCGCACCTACGGCGGTCAAAACCCCGACTACGAAGACATCATCGCCTGGGCGGGCAGCATGGCGCTGGAAAATATTGCCAATAGCGACGCGCTCTACCACAACGTCGAGCACACCGTGCTGGTAGCCCTGGTGGGCCAGGAGATTCTGCGGGGCAAACACATCCGCGAGGGCGGCGTCACCTGCAAAGACTGGATGCACTTCATTATTTCCCTGGTCTGCCACGACATTGGCTACGTTAAAGGGGTCTGCCGCAACGACCAAGACCGCAACCACCTCTACTCCACCGGCCAGGGAGACGAAATGGTGATGCTACAACCCGGTGCCTCTGACGCCTCCCTCACGCCCTACCACGTCGACCGAGGCAAGCGCTTCATCGAAGAACGCTTTGGCGGCAACCCGGTGATCGAGGCCGAGGCCATCAAGCGCAACATCGAGCTCACCCGCTTTCCGGTGCCCAAAGAAGAAGACCACCAAGACACCCAGCACTTCCCTGGGCTGGTGCGGGCAGCCGACCTGATTGGCCAGCTCAGCGACCCCCGCTACCTGAAGAAAATTGGAGCCCTCTACTACGAGTTTGAAGAAACCGGTCAAAACAAATACCTCAACTACGCGCACCCTGGCGATCTGCGGGCCAATTATCCCAAGTTCTACTGGAATGTGGTGCATCCCTACATCCAGGACGGGCTGCGTTATTTGTCGCTCACCCAAGAAGGCAAGCAAATAATTGCTAACCTCTATTCAAATGTGTTTATGGTGGAGAACGAGCAAACCGTAATCCATACTTAG